The genomic window GCCGTGTCGGCACAGCGATAGAGCGCCTTTTGCGTGTCCTCCTCGCGGCTCCAGATCATCTTGACCGGATAGCCCGTCGCCGCCGCAACGCGCGCAGCCATCGACATTTCATCAGCTCCAAGGCGTCGGCCAAAACCGCCGCCAAGGTAAGGGTGATGCACTGTCACATCGTCAGCTGAAAGTCCGAGCGTTTCGGCCACCCCGCTCCTTGCCATCAAGGGAACCTGCGTGCTTGCCCAAATGTCGCATTTGCCGTCTTTCACGTGCGCGGTGCAATTGATCGGCTCCATCGGCGCGTGGGCGAGAAAGGGCACGCGATATTCAGCGTTCAGCTTCGTCGCAGCAGAAGCAAGCGCCGCTTGCGCATCGCCTTTCTTTGCCGCTTCCTCGCCGCCTGTCTCACCCGCTTCGTCCAAAGCGGCAGCGAACCTCGCGTATTGATCGTCCATCGTTTTGATCGGGCTTTCCGACTGGCTCCACTCGATCTGGATGGTGTTGATCGCCTGCTGCGCCTGCCAATAGCTGTCCGCGACAAGCGCCACGAAATTGCCCATGTTGAGGATTTGAAGAACGCCGCTCATGGTCTTGGCTTGTTCAGCGTTCATGCTCACCACTGTCGTGCCGGGCACAGGCGGGCGAACCACGGCGGCATAAGAAAGGTCGAGCCCGTCTGGCACGGAATCGATCCCGAACTTCGCACTGCCGTCGATTTTTGACGGGATGTCAGTGCGCGCCTTGCTTTTGCCCATCAGACGGTATTGATCGGGCGTTTTTAGGCGCGGGGTCTGATCCATCGGCTGATGCGCAGCGGCGCCTGCGAATTCGGCATAGGGCGCAGATTTGCCGGACGCTTTATGGAAGAGGGTCGAGTTCTCGGTAGTGATCTCGCTCGCTGGAACGTTCCAGGCTTCCGCTGCAGCTCCCACCAACATCCCGCGCGCCGCAGCGCCCGCGATGCGCATTGAATGCTGACCAGTGGTGCGGATTGAGGATGAGCCGCCGGTAATCATCGCATCGGCCATGCGCGCGATTTGCGTGAACAGGCCGTTCCATGTCGGCTCAATCCAATCGGCCGCATTCATGGTGAAAGGCGCAACGAACATACGCGCGGTGTCGGTCACGACGTAGGAACCATCGGTAGGCGCTTGCTGCACGCGCACTTTGTCCCAATCGGCATCAAGTTCATCGGCGAGCATTTGCGCGAGCACTGAATGCGCGCCCTGCCCCATTTCGCAGTGCGGGACGATCGCGGTGATGATGTTGTCCGCGCCGACTTTAACCCAGCTGTTGACGAGGTTTTCATCAGCGCCTGCCACTTTCGGGGAAAGCGCGCCCACCGGATTGCCGGGGCGAACGCCGATACCGATCAGCAAACCACCGCCTGCAAGAACACCGGCTCCGATAAAGCCACGGCGGCTCCACTTGGCGAGCTTTGAGCGTTCCGGTTTTTCAGGAGTCATATCGTTCATGGCTTATGCCTCCTCTTCACGCGGCTGAGCTTGCCCGCTTGCCACTTTGATCGCACGCCGGATGCGGGTGTAAGTGCCACAACGGCAGATATTGCCGCGCATCGCTGCATCAATGTCGGCATCGCTTGGCGAAGGATTGTCGCGAAGGAGAGCCGTGGCGCTCATGATCTGACCCGATTGGCAATATCCGCATTGCGGCACTTGCTCTGAAATCCATGCGGCTTGAATGGCGCTTGCAAGACCATCCTCTCCGCTAACGCCTTCAATCGTGGTGACTTCGCGCCCCTCGGCCATGCTCAAAGGCGTGGAGCAAGAGCGGATCGGGTCGCCATCCAAATGCATGGTGCAGGCCCCGCATTGCGCAATGCCGCAGCCAAATTTGGTGCCGGTCAGCCCCAATTTCTCCCGCACCGCCCAAAGCAGCGGCATATTGGGATCGGCGTCAATGGTCACGGCTTGCCCGTTAAGGACGAAATTGGCCAAGGCTTTTCTCTCTCGTTTTGCTAAGTTGCGTGCTGCAATCTATCTGTCATAGCCGCGAAGTCAAAGCGCGATTGTGCCCCTCACAAAGCGGAAGAGAGTATGGCTGAAATTTCCTTCGATGATTTTCTTGAAGTGGACATTCGCACAGGCGAGGTTGTGCGCGCCGAACCCTTTCCCGAAGCGCGCAAGCCAGCGATCAAGCTTTGGGTCGACTTTGGTGGCGAGTTGGGCATCAAGAAAAGCTCGGCGCAGATCACGGTGCATTATACACCCGAAAGTCTTGTCGGCCGCACCGTGATGGCGGTGGTAAACTTTCCCCCGCGTCAGATCGGCCCGTTTATGAGCGAGATTTTGGTGCTGGGCTTTGAAGATGAGGAAGGCGCGATTGTGCTAGCGGCGCCGGATAAAGACGTGCCTAAGGGTTCGCGACTGATATAAAAAACTCGTCATTGCGAGCGTAGCGAAGCAATCCATGAACCGAGGGTTCACCTAGGCGAAACGGTCGCTTTATGGATTGCCGCGTTGCCTGCGGCTCCTCGCAATGACGACCAGCTAAGCAAGGTCGCCGAGCGCCTCTTTCAGCGGGTCCAACCAAGGCTCAAAGGGCTTCCACGCATCCTGTCCCTTGCGGTTGATCGGCTGGCGCACCTGTTCAGAGGAAGCAGTGCGCACCGCGCGGTCGGTCTTGTGGAAGGCGAGGCATTGTTCTTCAAACGGCACGTCGAGGAAGTCGAGCATTCGCCGCGTCTGGCCCTCAAGATCGTCGAGCACATCTTCGTGTTGCACGCGCAGCACTTTGCCCGGAAGGACGGTGTCCCAATGGTCCATGAGGTCAACATAATCGGCGTAGTATTGACCGATTTCGTGGAGGCCGTAAGTGAACTCCTGACCTTCGGCGAAAAGCTGTTTGAAGCCTGAAAAACAGCAATCCATCGGCGCACGGCGCGCATCGATGATCTTGGCATTGGGCAGGATCAGATGGATGAGGCCAATGTGCCGGAAGTTGTTCGGCATCTTATCGATGAAGAACGGCGCACCCTGGCGATGGATGCGGGTGTTCTCGATGAAGTCCGCGCCGAATTTCTCAAGCTGCTCAGCGGTGAGGTCATGCAGAATTTGCGGGTAGAGCGATTGGCCCGCCTTGCGCCCCCGCAGCCGGTGGGCAAGCGCCAGAATATTGGGCAATTCTAGCGTCCCGTCGATCTGGCTGTGGCTGGCGAGGATTTGCTCAAGCAGGGTTGAACCAGCGCGGGGGAGCCCAAGGATAAAGATCGGATCGGGTGCCTTGTGCCCTGCGCCTTGGTGCTTGGCGAAAAGCTCGCTCGTGCAGTGTTCTTTCTGCCGCGCGAGCTCCTTGCTCATGGCTTCCGCTTTGTAACGGGTCTGGGCGCGTTTGAGGCTATTGCCGGCGTCGTAATTCGCAAACGCGGCCTCGTAATCACGTTCGTCTTCACACGCCTTGGCAAGCGCAAAGTGAAGGTGCACGCGGTCCATGAAGGCAAGGTCCGGGCGCTGAACTTGGCGCTTCATTGCGGCGATTTCCGCGCCATCAAAGCGATAGGTCTTGAGATTGGCGAGCGCGTAATAGGCATCGCCGTGATCGGGCTTGGCGGCAATGGCGGCGCGGTAGCTTTCCTCCGCCTCGCCCCGGTCGCCCTTGGTTTTAAGCGCGTGGCCTCTGCTGGTCAGGCTTGCGGGGTCATTGGGCAGCTTTTCGAGCACTTTATCAAACAGCTCGAGTCCACCTTCATAGTCGCCCATTTGAATACGCTCAATCGCGAGGCGGGATTGGAAAACAGGGCTGTCGGGA from Erythrobacter sp. SCSIO 43205 includes these protein-coding regions:
- a CDS encoding molybdopterin cofactor-binding domain-containing protein yields the protein MNDMTPEKPERSKLAKWSRRGFIGAGVLAGGGLLIGIGVRPGNPVGALSPKVAGADENLVNSWVKVGADNIITAIVPHCEMGQGAHSVLAQMLADELDADWDKVRVQQAPTDGSYVVTDTARMFVAPFTMNAADWIEPTWNGLFTQIARMADAMITGGSSSIRTTGQHSMRIAGAAARGMLVGAAAEAWNVPASEITTENSTLFHKASGKSAPYAEFAGAAAHQPMDQTPRLKTPDQYRLMGKSKARTDIPSKIDGSAKFGIDSVPDGLDLSYAAVVRPPVPGTTVVSMNAEQAKTMSGVLQILNMGNFVALVADSYWQAQQAINTIQIEWSQSESPIKTMDDQYARFAAALDEAGETGGEEAAKKGDAQAALASAATKLNAEYRVPFLAHAPMEPINCTAHVKDGKCDIWASTQVPLMARSGVAETLGLSADDVTVHHPYLGGGFGRRLGADEMSMAARVAAATGYPVKMIWSREEDTQKALYRCADTARMRAGLDNSGKLVAFDHAFTQRHDPAEACVPAMYDIANTSVRVAPSDLHLPFQAWRSVDHSQQGFFIESFIDEAAHAAGADPLEYRLEMVKGSPRHVAVLKKLAEISDWNGEVAEGHAKGVAIVESFGTIVGEVIEVDMSSGKPKLVNAWAVCDAGYVMNPDGFKNQIEGGMVFGLTAAMYGELELEGGAIKQSNFHDYKMLRMDETPNIEVALINSGDVPIGGAGEPGLPPAAPAFTNAIFAATGKRLRTLPVAKQFA
- a CDS encoding (2Fe-2S)-binding protein; amino-acid sequence: MANFVLNGQAVTIDADPNMPLLWAVREKLGLTGTKFGCGIAQCGACTMHLDGDPIRSCSTPLSMAEGREVTTIEGVSGEDGLASAIQAAWISEQVPQCGYCQSGQIMSATALLRDNPSPSDADIDAAMRGNICRCGTYTRIRRAIKVASGQAQPREEEA
- a CDS encoding tRNA-binding protein, encoding MAEISFDDFLEVDIRTGEVVRAEPFPEARKPAIKLWVDFGGELGIKKSSAQITVHYTPESLVGRTVMAVVNFPPRQIGPFMSEILVLGFEDEEGAIVLAAPDKDVPKGSRLI
- a CDS encoding tetratricopeptide repeat-containing sulfotransferase family protein, which produces MSRTEQLQSAQKALQAGQFEAGLQTAKDILADEPSDGEALYMAAVACRYLKRFDEAAEHLSALHTAMPEYGRAWQEQGHLALARGDEQGALAAFVRATRFNPALEASWREQARLEAAAGRMAQTNAAKAQQERLAKLPRELVAVTNHLAEGRIARAEEICRHYLITHPSKDAAHIEGMRLLAKIGIELGVLDDAEFLLESAVEFSPDDVQLRLDYIDALRRRQKSAEALEQAELLIKRDPDSPVFQSRLAIERIQMGDYEGGLELFDKVLEKLPNDPASLTSRGHALKTKGDRGEAEESYRAAIAAKPDHGDAYYALANLKTYRFDGAEIAAMKRQVQRPDLAFMDRVHLHFALAKACEDERDYEAAFANYDAGNSLKRAQTRYKAEAMSKELARQKEHCTSELFAKHQGAGHKAPDPIFILGLPRAGSTLLEQILASHSQIDGTLELPNILALAHRLRGRKAGQSLYPQILHDLTAEQLEKFGADFIENTRIHRQGAPFFIDKMPNNFRHIGLIHLILPNAKIIDARRAPMDCCFSGFKQLFAEGQEFTYGLHEIGQYYADYVDLMDHWDTVLPGKVLRVQHEDVLDDLEGQTRRMLDFLDVPFEEQCLAFHKTDRAVRTASSEQVRQPINRKGQDAWKPFEPWLDPLKEALGDLA